A region of the Apium graveolens cultivar Ventura chromosome 6, ASM990537v1, whole genome shotgun sequence genome:
TGTAGAGATTGCACTTAGAAGTATATGCTACAAATAATACCACAAGAAAAGGAAGAGATTAAGAATCACTAGGAATTAAGATATACTGTAGAGCATAATTACACACACATTTTTGTATTACTAGAGAAAGGAAAAAATTATTATCAGGATATAGATATCAGCCCCAAGTATCAAGTCAAATCCACCAAGATGGCTGCCTAAGATATGTTTAAGCTGATCAGAATGTCCCCATTCTAGCTTCTCAGCAGTTAACCCTGTATACATGTGGAAGAAAATAAGACAACTTATCTGCAAGTGTCTCATgacatttaaaaaattattttcctTACAATTAGAAGAATTAGAGGTCCCAAAAGATTTTTGAAGCTCtatgtttttcttcaaaatctgaAATGAAACGCAAAGGGAATAAGTTATGATGCAAAACATAAAGCTTACCAACCGAGTGCTCATATCTTTAAATGACCGTGCCTTTAGAACTTCCTCATTATGGTCAGTCAACACAATCTCCCGACAAAACCGGCTGCATAGGATTCCAGTAACCCCTGTGATTAAGCAGTTCCAACCAAACTATAACTTCGAGGACAAATGAAAATATAAAAGCACCACTGGAATCAATAATTTAATGTATTGATGAACATGCTTCAGCCAAATATGTCTACGAATATTACTGCGCACTCTTATTTAAAAGCTAATCTGTAACTTTGTAAGAGAAAAATAAAAGTTAGGACAAGTAAAGGATTCTGGTGAATAACTCTATTTTAGTAGTACAGATCCGTAGAAAAACATGTAATAAAGAAATTGGCAGATTTGGTTAAAAGGACCCTATTCACTGTGACAGTATTTCACTAATATCAAGTTGTCAAGTATCATTCATACTTGCAACTGAATAAGTTTAAAAGCAAACTAACATTGAAATAATTTGTAGTTTGCAGTAATTCACACACTTACAAGGGAATTTGAAGTTCTTAAGGTCTTCTAGAGCTTTACTCATAAGTAAAGTCTAAAGAGGCAAAGCATTAACATTAGTGTGGATAAAAGAATAAGACAAGACCTTCATAGAGTCTAGTGGAATGAAGATAGTTTCTAGTGTAGTTTTTACTGACAATATAATACTGGTTATTGTAGTAACTTCTGAATCTGATATTAAATGAAAGACAAGTTGATAATTTACAGCTCTAAGATAGTT
Encoded here:
- the LOC141667131 gene encoding uncharacterized protein LOC141667131 isoform X1, coding for MERKEEEKEDEIVCLESFFINDDYQLTTFTFGSQVLQLLCLQSASTDFDLTGQLVWPGAMLLNDYLSKNAEMLQGCSIIELGSGVGVTGILCSRFCREIVLTDHNEEVLKILKKNIELQKSFGTSNSSNWLTAEKLEWGHSDQLKHILGSHLGGFDLILGADIYILIIIFSFL